One genomic region from Cucumis melo cultivar AY chromosome 9, USDA_Cmelo_AY_1.0, whole genome shotgun sequence encodes:
- the LOC107992334 gene encoding uncharacterized protein LOC107992334 isoform X1 — protein MTRSKLSLLSQQDHKYKVLEKEYLKMKEEMVEMKTMKDEMIEMKALMLSYLKKQTEPTEELSNATTSVLKRLNIPPMPSPSSINNNSQTKCKLLDWYGSGEIVTEGRWSSNDPTALVHHVPIGPHAIRVWVDVAKKSNAYLWRPTSEMTCIEEALGSTFAWPSDKVIISMLSNSNIFCLHLLKIFYTCLINICFIILCR, from the exons atgaCTCGTTCAAAACTATCTCTTTTGTCTCAACAAGACCACAAGTATAAGGttcttgaaaaagaatatttgaagATGAAGGAAGAAATGGTAGAAATGAAAACAATGAAAGATGAAATGATTGAAATGAAAGCACTTATGTTATCTTATTTAAAGAAACag ACTGAACCAACTGAGGAACTTTCAAATGCTACTACAAGTGTGCTTAAGCGACTAAATATTCCTCCAATGCCTTCTCCATCg AGTATCAATAACAACAGTCAAACTAAGTGCAAGTTATTAGATTGGTATGGCTCAGGAGAGATTGTTACTGAAGGAAGATGGTCTTCTAATGATCCAACTGCTCTGGTCCATCATGTTCCTATTGGTCCACATGCGATTAGAGTATGGGTTGATGTAGCAAAGAAATCAAACGCATATTTGTGGAGGCCAACATCAGAAATGACATGTATTGAAGAAGCTTTGGGAAGTACATTTGCATGGCCATCTGATAAAGTGATCATTAGTATGTTGTctaattctaatattttttgtctacatttgttaaagattttctatacttgtttaattaatatatgttttataattttatgtAGGTGA
- the LOC107992334 gene encoding uncharacterized protein LOC107992334 isoform X2 yields the protein MTRSKLSLLSQQDHKYKVLEKEYLKMKEEMVEMKTMKDEMIEMKALMLSYLKKQTEPTEELSNATTSVLKRLNIPPMPSPSSINNNSQTKCKLLDWYGSGEIVTEGRWSSNDPTALVHHVPIGPHAIRVWVDVAKKSNAYLWRPTSEMTCIEEALGSTFAWPSDKVIISDEMESSSPED from the exons atgaCTCGTTCAAAACTATCTCTTTTGTCTCAACAAGACCACAAGTATAAGGttcttgaaaaagaatatttgaagATGAAGGAAGAAATGGTAGAAATGAAAACAATGAAAGATGAAATGATTGAAATGAAAGCACTTATGTTATCTTATTTAAAGAAACag ACTGAACCAACTGAGGAACTTTCAAATGCTACTACAAGTGTGCTTAAGCGACTAAATATTCCTCCAATGCCTTCTCCATCg AGTATCAATAACAACAGTCAAACTAAGTGCAAGTTATTAGATTGGTATGGCTCAGGAGAGATTGTTACTGAAGGAAGATGGTCTTCTAATGATCCAACTGCTCTGGTCCATCATGTTCCTATTGGTCCACATGCGATTAGAGTATGGGTTGATGTAGCAAAGAAATCAAACGCATATTTGTGGAGGCCAACATCAGAAATGACATGTATTGAAGAAGCTTTGGGAAGTACATTTGCATGGCCATCTGATAAAGTGATCATTA GTGATGAAATGGAGTCGTCTTCACCAGAGGACTAA